The proteins below are encoded in one region of Alistipes communis:
- a CDS encoding DUF5689 domain-containing protein, which translates to MNFRKSIFKFWSIAAAVGIAAACTNVDAEDIDLVKLGALEKEFIVEADANSFDIDIYTNGAYHIERINESDWLSLACGETTDGKATITAECEFNEDFKRKAGIVLCSDVDSRRDTLYIKQKALIDARIAFANSSIIVPGAGGENKSVIETNVPFSDITVETEYSDPENTDWIQEIEIVDAESEERELVITLDANPAEEVPRSAAVSLSFTDGWDETVSVEFNLLQRTAKETLGRNITFEEFRQNYALNKKIEDYVIIEGIVVSNPDNRNAGENTQLTTSTIDYTVSERTLYLESKDGRYGISILTNEVEDNIFDQYDHVQLLIQGATGNLVENPDRYELEGVTKSMVISRTAGSASDVPVKEKHMNELTDDDIYTYVTLKEIEFPVRKGSITPVNEGYAIGTNAHRISKYPLLVRDINGDAMYMMTNTNCAYRSDGTRLPYGSGDISGVIVHERFSRFEWRNGADPAEMTDDPTLGYIGRYQIRHQNKEDIWGKMQNSVEDSFSALLTEYRYWNPDTENEVQKPTYGTNGWLTHTYQEKYSGSASKEYLQATYKQHMVGGGTYEYLGPVGNSANNLFGANYGNKNGIGIVIDPSKESWNPKMDAFISRNPDGTIEWCGPYASDQYAASGSGGWPGNDAIPTSSQQINYNGSTSMRGKANVSGNCYTAFSNHYWWDDDTGRFYAWLINFSTEGISTSHISMQISVMNTQQTFYSPRYWCAEWALTDSQAPEDDSQWNLIGEYTVPDVSVWSNTLYSSIVAYKYIDFELPQEILGHPDVYIRLRPTSDLCSDGSDYANARLNGSAAGAALASQHASSLEYFAIRYNK; encoded by the coding sequence ATGAACTTTCGCAAATCGATATTCAAGTTTTGGAGCATCGCCGCTGCGGTCGGAATCGCAGCTGCCTGCACCAATGTCGACGCCGAGGACATCGACCTCGTCAAACTGGGCGCATTGGAAAAAGAGTTCATCGTCGAGGCCGATGCGAACTCGTTCGACATCGACATCTACACCAACGGCGCATACCATATCGAACGGATAAACGAATCCGACTGGCTGAGCCTCGCGTGCGGCGAGACGACGGACGGCAAGGCCACAATCACGGCCGAATGCGAATTCAACGAGGATTTCAAACGCAAGGCGGGCATCGTCCTCTGCTCCGACGTGGATTCGCGGCGCGACACGCTCTACATCAAGCAGAAGGCGCTCATCGACGCGCGCATCGCATTCGCAAATTCGTCGATCATCGTCCCCGGGGCCGGCGGCGAGAACAAGTCGGTCATCGAGACCAACGTTCCCTTCTCCGACATTACGGTGGAGACCGAATACTCCGATCCCGAGAATACGGACTGGATCCAGGAGATCGAGATCGTCGACGCCGAGAGCGAGGAGCGCGAGCTGGTCATCACGCTCGACGCCAACCCCGCCGAAGAGGTTCCGCGCTCGGCCGCCGTGTCGCTCTCATTCACCGACGGATGGGACGAGACCGTCTCCGTCGAGTTCAATCTGCTGCAACGCACGGCCAAAGAGACGCTCGGCCGCAACATCACTTTCGAGGAGTTCCGCCAAAACTACGCCCTCAACAAGAAGATCGAAGACTACGTCATCATCGAAGGCATCGTCGTGAGCAACCCCGACAACCGCAATGCGGGCGAGAACACCCAACTTACCACCTCGACAATCGACTACACCGTTTCGGAACGGACCCTCTACCTCGAATCGAAGGACGGCCGCTACGGCATCTCGATTCTCACCAACGAGGTCGAGGACAACATCTTCGACCAGTACGACCACGTGCAGCTCCTCATTCAAGGCGCCACCGGCAACCTGGTCGAGAATCCCGACCGCTACGAATTGGAGGGTGTCACCAAGTCGATGGTCATTTCGCGCACCGCCGGTTCGGCCTCCGACGTTCCCGTCAAGGAGAAACACATGAACGAGCTGACCGACGACGACATCTACACCTACGTGACACTCAAAGAGATCGAGTTCCCCGTACGCAAAGGTTCGATCACGCCGGTCAACGAAGGGTACGCAATCGGCACGAACGCACACCGTATCAGCAAATACCCGCTGCTCGTGCGCGACATCAACGGCGACGCCATGTACATGATGACCAATACCAACTGCGCATACCGCAGCGACGGCACACGGCTGCCCTACGGTTCGGGCGACATTTCGGGCGTAATCGTCCACGAACGTTTCTCGCGTTTCGAATGGCGCAACGGAGCCGACCCTGCCGAAATGACGGATGACCCGACGCTCGGCTACATCGGCCGCTATCAGATCCGCCACCAGAACAAGGAGGACATCTGGGGCAAGATGCAGAACAGCGTGGAAGACAGCTTCTCGGCACTGCTGACCGAATATCGTTATTGGAACCCCGACACGGAGAACGAGGTGCAGAAACCCACCTACGGCACGAACGGCTGGCTGACGCACACCTATCAGGAAAAGTATTCGGGTTCGGCCTCCAAGGAGTACCTGCAAGCCACCTACAAGCAGCACATGGTGGGCGGCGGCACGTACGAATACTTAGGGCCCGTCGGCAACAGCGCGAACAACCTCTTCGGCGCCAACTACGGCAACAAGAACGGTATCGGCATCGTAATCGACCCCTCGAAGGAGAGCTGGAATCCGAAGATGGACGCCTTCATCAGCCGCAATCCCGACGGAACGATCGAGTGGTGCGGCCCGTACGCCTCCGACCAATACGCAGCCAGCGGTTCGGGAGGCTGGCCCGGAAACGACGCAATCCCGACGAGCTCCCAGCAAATCAACTACAACGGCAGTACGTCGATGCGCGGCAAGGCCAACGTAAGCGGCAACTGTTACACCGCCTTCTCCAACCACTACTGGTGGGACGACGACACGGGACGTTTCTACGCATGGCTGATCAACTTCTCGACCGAGGGCATTTCGACCTCGCACATCTCGATGCAAATCTCCGTGATGAACACGCAGCAGACCTTCTATTCGCCCCGCTACTGGTGCGCCGAGTGGGCGCTCACCGACTCGCAGGCGCCCGAAGACGACTCGCAATGGAATCTCATCGGCGAATACACGGTGCCCGACGTCTCCGTCTGGTCGAATACGCTCTACTCGTCGATCGTGGCCTACAAGTACATCGACTTCGAACTGCCGCAGGAAATCCTCGGCCACCCGGACGTCTACATCCGTCTGCGTCCGACGAGCGACCTTTGCAGCGACGGCAGCGATTATGCCAACGCCCGCCTGAACGGAAGCGCTGCCGGAGCGGCTTTGGCCTCCCAGCATGCAAGCAGCCTCGAGTATTTCGCGATTCGTTACAATAAATAA